In a single window of the Falsirhodobacter halotolerans genome:
- the gsiC gene encoding glutathione ABC transporter permease GsiC encodes MLSFLIKRLLGTVPVVVMVMIAVFAFVHLLPGDPARLVAGPEATAADVAAVRASLGLDRPLPQQFLTYVGNTLQGDFGTSLKTRRPVIDEIGMRLMPTVWLTIFAMVWAVAIGLLIGVVSAVKRGRWQDYGGMVLAVSGISFPPFWLGLLLINLFSVRLGWLPTGGYGTWQHFLMPSFTLGLGVAAVMARFTRSAFIEIAREDYVRTARAKGVPERRVIWRHSLRNALIPIITMVGLQFGFLLGGSIVIEAVFAWPGVGRLLVDSVSYRDYPVIQALVLMFSIQFILINLLVDVLYVFANPEIRYK; translated from the coding sequence ATGCTATCTTTCTTGATCAAACGCTTGCTGGGCACGGTTCCGGTCGTGGTGATGGTGATGATCGCCGTCTTCGCTTTCGTGCACCTTCTGCCCGGCGATCCGGCGCGGCTTGTGGCGGGACCGGAGGCGACGGCCGCGGACGTGGCGGCGGTGCGCGCCTCGCTGGGGCTGGACCGGCCGTTGCCGCAACAGTTCCTCACCTATGTCGGCAACACGCTGCAGGGGGATTTCGGCACCTCGCTGAAAACCCGCCGCCCCGTCATCGACGAGATCGGGATGCGGCTCATGCCCACCGTCTGGCTGACGATCTTCGCGATGGTCTGGGCCGTGGCAATCGGCCTTCTGATCGGCGTCGTGTCGGCGGTGAAACGCGGGCGGTGGCAGGATTACGGCGGGATGGTTCTGGCCGTGTCCGGCATCTCGTTCCCGCCGTTCTGGCTGGGGCTTTTGCTGATCAACCTCTTTTCGGTCCGGCTGGGCTGGTTGCCCACGGGCGGATACGGCACATGGCAGCATTTTCTGATGCCGTCCTTCACCCTTGGCCTTGGCGTGGCCGCCGTGATGGCGCGCTTCACCCGCTCCGCCTTCATCGAGATCGCGCGTGAGGATTACGTCCGCACCGCCCGCGCCAAGGGCGTGCCCGAACGCCGCGTGATCTGGCGCCATTCGCTGCGCAACGCGCTGATCCCCATCATCACCATGGTCGGGTTGCAGTTCGGCTTTCTTCTGGGCGGCTCCATCGTGATCGAGGCGGTGTTCGCCTGGCCCGGCGTGGGGCGTCTGCTGGTCGATTCCGTCAGCTATCGCGACTATCCGGTCATTCAGGCGCTGGTCCTGATGTTCTCGATCCAGTTCATCCTCATCAACCTTCTGGTCGACGTCCTCTACGTCTTCGCCAACCCGGAGATCCGTTACAAATGA